In Arthrobacter citreus, a single genomic region encodes these proteins:
- a CDS encoding S8 family serine peptidase: protein MNHRKMKKMIMSTFLATSTLLGYTVPTFAMTGGSAEKTIQTALEGTGSKAELTQGQDLQNLYLEKLQFDPKLLTSSKQLDLIVQFNVDPAPVQMVNQQKSASSGKSINQQSSDVTLESAQVAVDLTHSSFKSFVNNESKKVKATGETSTFKLGKEFSQVFNGVAVKIPVSSLNDLLALPYVKSVYQNIKYAPIPASEPVEASASVTGDGKTLDKKTNSNLLPSISSDRSNAKSTGNSASENKSVSGNSVEQQSGTVPPPGPEGPQSGETPVLDWLKIHDLQNENITGKGVKVGVIDTGIDYNHPDLAGVYQGGYDFVDNDNDPMETVYSDWLKAKQANDALPPNQQDPDFPTDYHSYITSHGTHVAGTIAGQSRSSSPYAVRGVAPEVQLYAYRVLGPHGGSDEAVIAGIEQSYKDGCKVINLSLGSNYNDSLTSNAVAINNVTDLGVTAVIAAGNSGPSVGTLGTPAASAKAITVGAITYPKQVPTFDIHSYGASGQDSYSIVNSRIIGRDFTETNTKLSGTTKYDLVDAGYGTPAWYNDLRNKNISVADKIVLVKRGGAAMNELMSYAAAEHVKAMIVYTPNDNPDLLVDDQGYYPFYFGTVGGVVYTLQLNSTEGTKFYNAFKSGTIKTISVSNAGNFAMGGNTLAGFSSTGPVTGSVAIKPDIVAPGVDVFSTAPYDIWEPNSKDYTNNYQTLSGTSMATPHVAGMAALILSAHPNYKPEDVKTALMATADPISTQQSVFQIGSGKSDPYQAVHTDMQFKVKDYVQSRTSTDTSSSSNIVSISNTTGSFSFGYTSRSVDGSVTKTGDLYITNNGSAAKTFNSSSAFFKDTYVNEGQDGAKEGAKISISNATSPDTEINSITVPAGGTVHLTVKFTAPASAASGYYEAYINFGNSASPSETYRLPLAINIQSRGVDFRVQRKAFTLNGDKEFNPNTFAITPQSWGEIKVKSPIDPSFGLKLYVMDITGTKYVGFIGTLNPNLLTLGNTVFAPFLLNGTYYPYSAPISKDDPNLTTKLTQILSTQKVVEEGGYIIQARAMDATSGQLYEKNSTVYVDNHAPTLDMDKGSEPGIYEIDADGPSTDGALKWFSGKAYDSNVDYMKNVGHDTQVPAPPNYDTDTKVSQALGKIDGMLGDSNSAPYVNYFTPMKDDGTFKFGVSKEDLVNTSADPYKENYGVQFRIYPEDYSFAGNLETQGKYYYFVKKGNEYVVNRFARLDSPGSTTLNGVDPAFLTDKTLVAKGDNFKSTLSVKYPKNLVGAKFYVDELPFAAILDIDFSDEYKAFLASKGITTDKNWIHKGADINDDYILNFNLPENVQAKGVLNSSDTMSNGVAQEMPIFTIKYKVTNDAGLDTMWLQGSALIPEITTFSGGKNGSDRVPTFLDKHLFVKGGAYVSGSIRPEGFQNYATAGVFGRSTPITADGSGVEIKFEDPNNGGVTSKIQNIQDATTSPSSANPGINQVGLFGTDLPIQAGTKPYSFTMKMPGHLTYYGTIAINAAGQYGYAAGGNYSVPNAIMLAGDVNGDDVIDMKDIEAESTAYNAYVATPSTYTRSADINFDGSIDYSDFEYIVKNFGKYNTTAPNATDLAGKIATTTSKDITLTGFSKIPSGSDLTAFNTVVKPVPYIKTSDSTAFVYYGKVNPFQLFSVSYKTPEITTGATTITQIDDTAWRAALDGNGGKILIDGVDRKTAKNNYNGVSTNSIFENVVSNKGQYEFDPSLFAKTGVHTIVFKAPGYMDRVMKFKMQDGIGNSFSLTAPNNVNTIGKTLTFSRTDGTGSTAAHYRDSWQPNITSITITNPNGNVAKVYKGAELAGLFNQVTPANATTFNFTIPAGVFSSPSIANPGGGFSDWKIELAADNYATYLFTQRINAFAAPTLTADPNRYFNDSNLNPISIGVGATNDTQAWRDAISAIQVGSTTINRADFEASHITVGAPGTPIKIDKSLITAPGSVTISVIAANYTTMSVAQPFYKQGVTLTSPTGTIYAGKDLVMTFNPGTTASDWIAAVKSGGTIKFGSSSTPSIKTSVVINEAAGTLTIPYDLVRTNGGSAVSRSLIILAPGYADNNSNVTVTPQTAPALTLSAPAGTPQFGDSISYSITGDDNPLWRSSILLAPTSDQSIDNGDVTVQMSSVTSVKPYVTSTVKNGTGTVTIDGYATQSNTAAGNKNVKFVSPYFAPITIAQPFVQRTAPTPNLIPSGVGKSVIITVPNNAENMRWANATKAATGDISVGGVSVKADSTISSDDKNITITLPGSAFPATGNKEIKFTAFCFPDTTVTQVVKNNPPAFVSKIAYIQEDTPITISHGQDSDWLAASPVVSLNGKVVDSSKYTLTANELTFADRSLFKDLGDYKFTISANGYVDTSFTIIISDDLSHLISATTDSNGTIDPNGFVAVKHGKDQTFKITPNTGFEIGSVKVDGQEVKLTNNEFTFTNVTKNHSINVTYKQIVHIITATAGSHGTISPNGRITANYGTDQTFYITPSEGYEVATFKVDGEDAKLINNTYTFTKVTTEHSISVTFKQIVHTIKATTGSNGTISPNGNVSVNYGAAQTFTVTPKKGYQIATFTVDGTSAKLSNNTYTFMNVTKDHTISVTFKQILHSITASAGSNGSISPNGRLAVGEGTAKTFKITPKTGYEVATFKVDGVNTKLTYNTYTFNNVTKDHTISVTFKKKVHTIKVTSGEHGTISPIGKVSITDGSSKTFKITPKKGYVISSLKVDGVKVKVTNNTYTIKNVTKDHSIYVTFKKK from the coding sequence ATGAACCATCGTAAAATGAAAAAGATGATCATGTCAACGTTTCTTGCAACTTCTACGTTGCTAGGATACACAGTACCGACGTTTGCCATGACAGGTGGATCGGCTGAAAAAACAATTCAGACTGCGTTAGAAGGAACGGGTAGCAAGGCTGAATTAACTCAAGGTCAAGATCTGCAAAATTTATATTTAGAAAAACTTCAGTTTGATCCCAAACTATTAACTTCATCTAAACAATTAGATTTGATTGTCCAATTTAATGTTGATCCAGCTCCAGTTCAAATGGTAAATCAACAAAAAAGTGCGTCATCTGGTAAATCGATTAATCAACAAAGCTCAGATGTAACATTAGAAAGTGCCCAAGTAGCCGTTGACTTGACTCATAGTAGTTTTAAAAGTTTCGTAAACAATGAGTCTAAAAAAGTAAAAGCTACTGGTGAAACTAGCACCTTTAAATTGGGAAAAGAGTTTTCACAAGTATTTAACGGTGTAGCCGTAAAAATTCCAGTAAGCTCACTTAATGATTTATTGGCACTCCCATATGTAAAGAGTGTTTATCAAAATATTAAATATGCACCAATCCCTGCTTCCGAGCCAGTTGAGGCTTCAGCAAGTGTAACTGGTGACGGAAAGACTTTAGATAAAAAAACAAATTCAAATTTATTACCATCAATAAGTTCAGATCGTTCAAATGCAAAATCAACTGGCAATTCTGCTTCTGAAAATAAATCTGTATCAGGAAATTCAGTTGAACAACAATCAGGTACAGTTCCACCTCCAGGTCCAGAGGGCCCACAATCAGGTGAAACACCAGTTCTTGATTGGTTAAAAATTCATGATTTACAAAATGAAAATATTACGGGTAAAGGCGTTAAAGTCGGCGTTATTGACACTGGTATTGACTATAACCACCCTGATCTTGCTGGCGTGTATCAAGGTGGTTACGACTTTGTAGATAATGACAATGACCCAATGGAAACAGTTTATTCTGACTGGTTAAAAGCGAAGCAAGCAAATGATGCACTTCCACCTAATCAACAAGACCCAGACTTTCCAACAGATTACCATAGCTATATTACTTCTCACGGTACTCATGTTGCGGGTACGATTGCGGGTCAATCAAGAAGTAGCTCTCCATACGCAGTTAGAGGAGTTGCACCAGAAGTACAATTATATGCTTACCGAGTTTTAGGTCCTCACGGCGGAAGCGATGAAGCTGTTATCGCTGGAATCGAACAATCGTATAAAGATGGGTGTAAAGTAATTAACTTATCACTTGGTTCAAATTATAACGATTCATTGACTTCAAATGCAGTTGCGATAAACAATGTTACCGACTTAGGTGTAACAGCTGTTATTGCTGCTGGTAATAGTGGTCCGTCTGTAGGAACACTAGGAACTCCAGCTGCTTCAGCAAAGGCAATTACAGTAGGAGCAATTACTTATCCAAAACAAGTTCCTACCTTTGACATTCACTCTTATGGAGCATCAGGACAAGATTCATATTCAATAGTGAATTCACGTATAATCGGAAGAGATTTCACGGAAACGAATACGAAGCTTAGTGGTACAACGAAATATGACCTAGTAGATGCTGGGTATGGTACTCCTGCTTGGTACAATGATTTAAGAAATAAAAACATCAGTGTTGCAGATAAAATTGTATTAGTTAAACGTGGTGGCGCAGCCATGAACGAACTTATGTCGTATGCAGCTGCAGAGCATGTTAAAGCTATGATTGTGTATACACCAAATGATAATCCAGATCTTCTTGTCGATGACCAAGGTTATTATCCATTTTATTTTGGTACTGTGGGTGGTGTAGTTTACACATTACAATTAAACTCAACTGAAGGTACGAAATTCTATAATGCATTTAAGAGCGGTACGATTAAAACAATCTCTGTTTCAAACGCTGGAAACTTCGCAATGGGTGGTAATACACTTGCGGGCTTTAGCTCTACAGGTCCTGTAACAGGTTCAGTAGCGATTAAACCTGACATTGTTGCGCCTGGCGTAGATGTTTTCTCAACAGCTCCTTATGATATTTGGGAACCAAATAGTAAGGATTATACAAATAATTACCAAACTTTATCAGGTACATCAATGGCAACTCCTCACGTTGCTGGTATGGCTGCATTAATTTTGTCAGCTCATCCGAACTATAAACCTGAGGATGTTAAAACGGCTCTGATGGCAACTGCAGATCCTATCAGTACACAACAAAGTGTATTCCAAATCGGTTCTGGTAAATCAGATCCATATCAAGCTGTGCACACGGATATGCAATTCAAAGTTAAAGATTATGTTCAGTCCCGTACATCAACTGATACATCATCTAGTTCTAATATCGTTAGTATTTCAAATACAACGGGTTCATTTTCGTTTGGCTACACGTCTCGTTCAGTAGACGGATCTGTTACGAAAACAGGTGACTTGTATATAACTAATAATGGTTCTGCTGCGAAGACTTTTAATTCATCTAGTGCTTTCTTTAAAGATACGTATGTCAATGAAGGACAAGATGGTGCAAAAGAAGGCGCTAAAATAAGCATAAGTAACGCAACATCACCTGATACAGAAATAAATTCAATCACTGTTCCTGCAGGTGGAACGGTTCATCTTACAGTAAAATTCACAGCCCCTGCTTCAGCAGCAAGTGGATACTATGAGGCGTATATTAACTTTGGAAATTCAGCAAGCCCTTCTGAAACTTATCGTTTACCTCTTGCTATTAACATTCAAAGTAGAGGTGTAGATTTCAGAGTTCAAAGAAAGGCATTTACACTTAACGGGGACAAAGAATTTAATCCGAATACGTTTGCTATTACTCCACAATCTTGGGGAGAAATAAAAGTGAAAAGTCCAATTGACCCTTCTTTTGGCCTTAAACTTTACGTAATGGATATAACTGGAACTAAATATGTAGGGTTTATTGGTACTTTAAATCCAAATCTTTTAACACTAGGAAATACAGTTTTTGCACCATTTTTACTTAATGGAACTTACTACCCTTATAGTGCTCCTATTTCTAAAGATGATCCGAACCTTACTACTAAGCTTACTCAAATATTATCAACTCAAAAAGTAGTCGAAGAAGGTGGATACATCATTCAAGCTCGTGCAATGGACGCTACAAGTGGACAGCTATATGAGAAAAATAGCACAGTTTATGTAGATAACCACGCTCCTACATTAGATATGGATAAAGGTAGTGAACCAGGAATTTATGAAATAGATGCTGATGGTCCTTCGACTGACGGTGCTTTAAAATGGTTCTCAGGAAAAGCTTACGATTCAAACGTTGATTATATGAAAAACGTTGGACATGATACACAGGTTCCCGCACCACCGAATTATGATACAGATACAAAAGTAAGCCAAGCTTTAGGGAAAATTGATGGAATGCTAGGGGACTCAAACTCTGCACCATACGTCAATTATTTTACTCCTATGAAAGATGATGGAACATTCAAATTTGGTGTATCTAAAGAAGACCTTGTGAATACTTCTGCTGACCCTTATAAAGAAAACTATGGTGTACAGTTCAGAATTTACCCTGAAGATTACTCATTTGCAGGTAATCTTGAAACTCAAGGTAAATATTATTACTTTGTTAAAAAAGGTAACGAGTATGTAGTTAATCGATTTGCACGTCTTGATTCACCAGGATCAACAACATTAAATGGGGTTGACCCAGCGTTCCTTACTGATAAGACATTGGTCGCTAAAGGTGATAACTTTAAATCAACATTATCTGTTAAATATCCTAAAAACCTTGTTGGAGCAAAGTTCTATGTCGATGAGCTTCCATTTGCAGCTATTTTGGATATTGACTTTAGTGATGAATACAAAGCATTTTTAGCATCAAAAGGAATCACAACTGATAAAAATTGGATTCATAAAGGTGCTGACATTAATGATGACTATATTTTGAATTTCAATTTACCAGAAAATGTTCAAGCTAAAGGAGTATTAAACTCTTCAGATACGATGAGCAATGGTGTTGCTCAAGAAATGCCTATCTTTACAATTAAATACAAAGTAACAAATGATGCTGGATTGGATACGATGTGGCTTCAAGGATCTGCCTTAATTCCGGAAATTACAACGTTTAGTGGCGGAAAAAATGGATCAGACCGAGTACCAACTTTCCTAGATAAACACCTATTCGTTAAAGGTGGGGCATATGTTAGTGGAAGTATTAGACCAGAAGGCTTTCAAAACTATGCTACAGCGGGTGTATTTGGTAGATCAACCCCTATAACGGCAGATGGATCTGGCGTAGAGATTAAATTTGAGGATCCTAACAATGGTGGAGTTACTTCTAAAATACAGAATATTCAAGATGCAACAACTAGTCCTTCAAGTGCAAATCCAGGTATTAATCAGGTTGGTTTATTCGGAACTGATTTACCTATACAGGCTGGCACGAAACCTTACAGCTTTACAATGAAAATGCCAGGTCATTTAACTTATTATGGAACAATAGCTATAAACGCAGCAGGTCAGTATGGATATGCAGCAGGAGGAAATTATTCTGTCCCTAATGCTATTATGCTAGCTGGTGACGTAAATGGCGATGATGTGATTGATATGAAGGACATTGAAGCAGAAAGCACTGCTTACAATGCTTATGTCGCGACACCATCAACTTATACAAGGTCAGCGGACATTAATTTTGACGGTTCAATTGATTACTCGGATTTTGAATATATCGTCAAAAACTTTGGCAAATACAATACAACTGCTCCAAATGCTACAGATTTAGCAGGAAAAATAGCAACAACTACTAGCAAAGATATTACTCTAACAGGATTTAGTAAGATACCAAGTGGTTCTGATTTAACAGCATTTAACACGGTTGTAAAACCAGTACCATATATCAAAACAAGCGATAGCACAGCTTTTGTATATTACGGTAAAGTAAATCCGTTCCAATTATTCTCTGTTAGTTATAAAACTCCAGAAATAACAACTGGGGCTACTACAATTACACAAATAGATGATACAGCTTGGAGAGCAGCATTGGATGGCAATGGTGGAAAAATCTTAATTGATGGCGTTGATCGTAAAACGGCAAAGAATAATTACAACGGAGTTTCCACAAATTCAATTTTTGAAAATGTTGTCTCAAACAAAGGACAATATGAATTTGATCCATCGCTATTCGCAAAAACAGGAGTTCACACAATTGTGTTTAAGGCTCCTGGGTATATGGATCGAGTAATGAAATTCAAGATGCAAGATGGCATAGGTAATAGTTTTTCGTTAACTGCACCGAATAATGTTAACACAATTGGAAAAACATTAACATTTAGTCGTACAGATGGTACAGGATCAACAGCTGCACATTATCGTGATAGTTGGCAGCCTAACATTACTTCAATCACTATAACTAATCCAAATGGTAATGTTGCTAAAGTTTATAAGGGAGCTGAACTTGCTGGACTATTTAATCAGGTGACACCAGCAAATGCGACAACATTTAACTTTACAATTCCAGCAGGCGTTTTCTCATCACCATCAATTGCGAATCCAGGTGGAGGATTCAGTGATTGGAAGATTGAGCTTGCGGCAGACAATTACGCAACTTATTTATTTACACAAAGAATTAATGCGTTCGCAGCTCCAACATTAACAGCTGATCCAAATCGATACTTTAATGATAGTAATTTAAACCCAATTTCGATTGGAGTTGGCGCTACAAACGATACCCAAGCGTGGAGAGATGCAATTTCAGCTATTCAAGTTGGTAGCACTACGATTAATAGAGCAGACTTTGAAGCTAGTCATATTACAGTGGGTGCACCTGGAACGCCGATAAAGATTGATAAATCACTAATTACGGCACCAGGAAGCGTTACTATAAGTGTTATAGCTGCAAATTATACTACAATGTCAGTTGCTCAGCCTTTTTATAAACAAGGTGTAACACTTACAAGTCCTACAGGTACTATTTATGCAGGTAAAGACTTAGTAATGACATTTAATCCAGGTACAACTGCATCCGATTGGATTGCTGCAGTGAAGTCTGGTGGTACGATCAAATTTGGTAGTTCATCGACACCATCAATTAAAACAAGTGTTGTCATCAATGAGGCTGCGGGAACATTAACGATTCCGTATGATTTAGTAAGAACAAACGGTGGATCTGCAGTTTCAAGGAGTTTAATTATTTTAGCTCCAGGTTATGCAGACAATAATTCAAATGTAACTGTTACGCCTCAAACTGCACCTGCACTTACGCTTTCGGCACCTGCAGGAACACCACAGTTTGGTGATAGCATTTCTTATTCAATAACTGGTGATGATAATCCATTATGGAGAAGTTCAATTTTACTTGCACCAACATCTGATCAATCAATTGATAATGGTGACGTTACTGTTCAAATGTCATCAGTTACATCAGTAAAACCTTATGTAACATCTACTGTAAAAAATGGTACTGGGACAGTAACAATTGACGGATATGCTACTCAATCGAATACAGCTGCAGGTAATAAGAATGTTAAATTCGTATCGCCTTACTTTGCGCCAATTACAATTGCACAACCATTTGTTCAAAGAACGGCGCCAACGCCTAATTTGATACCAAGTGGAGTTGGCAAGTCAGTCATTATTACTGTACCTAACAACGCTGAAAACATGAGATGGGCAAATGCTACAAAAGCAGCAACAGGTGATATTTCTGTAGGAGGAGTTTCAGTTAAAGCGGATTCGACGATTTCTTCAGATGATAAGAATATTACGATTACACTTCCAGGTAGTGCATTCCCGGCAACTGGAAATAAAGAAATTAAGTTTACAGCGTTCTGCTTCCCAGATACGACAGTTACACAAGTAGTTAAGAACAATCCACCAGCGTTTGTTTCAAAAATTGCTTATATTCAAGAAGATACACCGATTACAATTAGTCATGGACAAGATTCAGATTGGCTTGCAGCATCACCAGTTGTTTCATTAAATGGAAAAGTGGTTGATTCTAGTAAGTACACTCTTACAGCTAATGAATTGACATTTGCTGACAGATCTTTATTTAAGGATCTAGGTGATTATAAGTTTACAATTTCAGCGAATGGTTATGTTGACACTTCATTTACGATTATTATTAGTGATGATTTATCACATTTGATTTCGGCAACAACTGATAGTAATGGAACAATCGATCCGAACGGCTTCGTTGCGGTAAAACATGGTAAGGATCAAACGTTTAAAATCACACCGAATACCGGTTTTGAGATTGGAAGCGTTAAAGTAGATGGACAAGAAGTAAAATTAACAAATAACGAGTTCACATTTACGAATGTAACGAAGAATCATTCAATTAATGTAACGTACAAGCAAATCGTTCATATTATCACAGCAACAGCCGGAAGCCATGGAACAATTAGTCCAAATGGCAGAATTACAGCGAATTATGGAACAGATCAAACGTTTTATATTACGCCTAGCGAAGGCTATGAAGTTGCAACGTTTAAAGTAGATGGTGAAGATGCTAAACTAATCAACAATACGTACACATTTACGAAAGTAACTACAGAACATTCAATTAGCGTAACATTTAAACAAATTGTACACACAATCAAAGCTACAACAGGAAGCAATGGCACAATCAGTCCTAATGGAAATGTTTCTGTGAATTATGGAGCGGCTCAAACATTCACAGTTACACCGAAAAAAGGCTACCAAATAGCTACGTTTACTGTAGATGGTACAAGTGCAAAATTATCAAACAATACGTACACATTTATGAATGTAACAAAGGATCATACGATTAGTGTAACGTTCAAGCAAATCCTACACTCAATTACAGCATCTGCAGGAAGTAATGGATCAATTAGTCCGAATGGTAGACTTGCAGTTGGTGAAGGAACAGCTAAAACATTCAAAATCACGCCGAAAACAGGTTATGAGGTAGCTACATTTAAAGTTGACGGAGTGAATACAAAACTAACATACAACACATACACTTTTAATAACGTGACGAAAGATCATACAATTAGTGTAACGTTCAAGAAGAAAGTCCATACTATTAAAGTCACTTCAGGTGAGCACGGAACGATTAGCCCAATCGGAAAAGTTTCAATAACTGATGGATCAAGCAAAACGTTCAAAATTACACCGAAGAAAGGTTATGTAATTTCTTCGTTAAAAGTAGACGGTGTTAAAGTAAAAGTAACGAATAACACGTATACAATTAAAAATGTAACAAAAGACCATTCAATCTACGTAACATTTAAGAAAAAATAA
- a CDS encoding glycosyl hydrolase has protein sequence MLRRNAKRILRSLLTNPIFLIGYWMFGKKLALICKFGGLNKNLPVFVLAIIILLSTILFTTIKVIKNSEYKPNKLTNVKAWTYLSIILFISITLLYGINIYKSGTNYNGKLAWYIERLKNERSVKFDQNNLYKYGVKGIFEDIKKKQNLPEKLYMVNNFSLKFNSDGTITSFDTFVHGKSDNGKEESYLISYNKNKSDRITIHLNGYAGTNYNDDKLLEPLIETVKVIPIKQAVSKWNESQYGLVYYGKRNWGYNTSGIINIDKDGKEFSLENTSSEIIGYTVSLFVPGSEKVITPARYNLIGNPNWSKPSTTPNQDHSNEKKIETTNTNEQFFKSKEIGYRLNVADKALGSTFYSLSKTTNGGNTWTVINNDPYSGTVGGASGIVFFDDKLGFLGTVNPSGNEGALYRTDDGGISFKKVNYTLQEVKLDNGHSIKPFDTPSMPFKTNGVLSMLVGQGADGDYNGNSSELYQSEDKGRTWKFVKEVKK, from the coding sequence ATATTGAGGAGAAACGCAAAAAGAATACTCAGATCATTACTAACAAATCCAATTTTCTTAATTGGATACTGGATGTTTGGAAAAAAGCTAGCTTTAATATGCAAGTTCGGAGGTCTCAATAAAAATCTACCTGTTTTCGTTCTCGCCATAATCATTTTACTATCGACCATTTTATTTACTACTATTAAAGTGATAAAAAATAGCGAATATAAACCTAATAAACTGACTAATGTAAAGGCATGGACATACTTGTCTATCATCTTGTTTATCTCAATCACATTGTTATATGGAATAAACATCTATAAAAGTGGAACAAATTATAACGGTAAACTAGCATGGTATATCGAACGGTTAAAAAACGAAAGGTCAGTTAAATTTGATCAAAACAATTTATATAAATATGGCGTAAAAGGAATTTTTGAGGACATAAAGAAAAAACAAAATTTACCTGAAAAGCTATATATGGTAAATAACTTTTCCCTTAAGTTTAATTCAGATGGGACGATCACATCCTTTGATACATTTGTTCATGGTAAAAGTGATAACGGAAAGGAAGAAAGCTACCTAATATCTTATAACAAAAACAAATCAGACAGGATTACGATACATTTAAACGGGTATGCAGGTACTAATTATAATGATGACAAACTGTTAGAGCCATTAATTGAAACCGTTAAAGTGATTCCAATTAAACAAGCAGTTAGTAAATGGAACGAAAGTCAGTACGGGTTAGTTTACTATGGTAAAAGAAATTGGGGATATAATACAAGTGGAATTATTAATATTGATAAAGATGGAAAAGAATTTAGTTTGGAAAATACGAGCTCCGAAATAATAGGCTATACAGTTTCCTTATTTGTACCTGGAAGTGAAAAAGTGATTACACCGGCTAGGTATAATTTGATCGGTAATCCAAATTGGAGTAAGCCATCTACTACTCCTAACCAAGACCATTCTAATGAGAAGAAAATTGAGACAACAAATACAAATGAACAATTTTTTAAATCTAAAGAGATCGGATACCGATTAAATGTTGCAGATAAAGCATTGGGAAGCACGTTTTATTCATTAAGCAAAACTACAAATGGCGGAAATACATGGACTGTTATTAATAATGACCCATACAGTGGAACAGTTGGAGGAGCTTCTGGCATCGTTTTTTTTGATGACAAGCTCGGATTTTTAGGAACAGTTAATCCTTCTGGTAATGAAGGTGCTTTGTATCGAACGGACGATGGGGGCATTTCTTTCAAAAAAGTAAATTATACACTTCAAGAAGTAAAGTTAGATAATGGGCATTCTATAAAACCTTTTGATACGCCAAGTATGCCTTTTAAGACGAATGGAGTTTTAAGTATGTTAGTTGGTCAAGGTGCAGATGGAGATTATAACGGTAATAGTAGTGAACTTTATCAATCAGAGGATAAAGGGCGAACATGGAAATTCGTGAAAGAAGTTAAAAAATAG